In a single window of the Gracilimonas sp. genome:
- a CDS encoding OmpA family protein codes for MRSLRFKSLVVIILLLLPFASCKNWSKTAKGTTIGASAGALAGAIIGEAAGNTTTGAIIGAAVGGATGAAIGNYMDKQAEELEEELQNAEVERVGEGIKITFDSGILFDTESYVIKDPSKRDLEDLARVLRKYEDTNIMFGGHTDSRGSESYNQDLSEQRARSVAEFMAFIEVDPERMTIVGYGENQPVATNDTPEGRQQNRRVEIAIWANEELKEAAENGKIGG; via the coding sequence ATGAGATCATTACGTTTTAAATCCTTAGTAGTAATTATTCTTCTTTTACTTCCCTTTGCCTCCTGTAAAAACTGGAGCAAAACGGCTAAAGGAACTACCATCGGAGCAAGTGCAGGAGCATTGGCCGGTGCTATAATTGGAGAAGCTGCTGGTAACACAACTACCGGAGCAATAATTGGAGCTGCGGTTGGTGGTGCAACAGGAGCCGCCATTGGTAACTATATGGATAAGCAGGCTGAAGAACTGGAAGAAGAACTTCAGAATGCAGAAGTAGAACGTGTTGGAGAAGGAATTAAAATAACTTTCGATTCTGGTATCCTATTTGATACCGAATCCTATGTAATAAAAGATCCTTCCAAAAGAGACCTTGAAGATTTAGCCAGAGTTCTTAGAAAATATGAAGACACCAACATCATGTTTGGAGGCCATACCGATAGCCGCGGCTCTGAAAGCTATAACCAGGATCTTTCCGAGCAAAGAGCAAGATCTGTAGCTGAATTCATGGCTTTTATAGAAGTCGACCCTGAAAGAATGACCATTGTTGGATACGGTGAAAACCAGCCTGTAGCTACAAACGACACTCCTGAAGGCCGCCAACAGAACCGACGGGTTGAAATAGCAATATGGGCCAATGAAGAGCTAAAAGAAGCAGCTGAGAATGGGAAAATAGGTGGCTGA
- the corA gene encoding magnesium/cobalt transporter CorA, with protein MKKIKKRLPIPSFLRHKQSSKKPGQAPGTLHFTGEKRLDNVLMNLYDYDVEHLSEHDLSEIDDSKPYLDSPSKTWINVCGLHDIEKLKDIWDYFNLHPLIQEDILNTHQRPKIEEYSDHMFFVLRMMSIEDETGGLKVEQVSIVLSPNSVLSFQEDDYPIYEPVLHRLRNAAPRLRKHGPDYLAYALIDTIVDHYLKVMEKIGDEIEELENEILQKSDESIPEKIHALRRKLIYFRRSVWPMRDSLNSLLREESHLVHEENKIFFRDVYDHLVQIIDGIENYRDMVMGMLDMYMSQVSNKMNEVMKVLTIIATIFIPLTFIAGIYGMNFEYMPELGWKWAYPTVWGLMIAATIGMVFYFRKKDWL; from the coding sequence ATGAAAAAAATAAAGAAAAGACTTCCCATCCCCTCTTTTTTAAGACATAAGCAGAGTTCAAAAAAGCCAGGTCAGGCTCCCGGAACTCTCCATTTTACTGGTGAAAAGCGGCTGGATAACGTTTTAATGAACCTTTATGATTATGATGTTGAACACCTGTCAGAACATGATCTTTCAGAAATTGATGACAGCAAGCCTTATCTGGATTCTCCGTCAAAAACCTGGATTAATGTATGTGGTCTTCATGATATTGAGAAACTGAAAGATATCTGGGACTATTTTAACCTACACCCTCTTATTCAGGAAGACATACTAAATACTCACCAACGGCCAAAAATTGAAGAATATTCAGACCATATGTTCTTTGTCCTGCGAATGATGAGTATCGAAGATGAGACAGGGGGGTTAAAAGTTGAACAAGTGAGTATTGTGTTATCTCCGAATTCTGTGCTTTCATTCCAGGAGGACGATTACCCCATCTATGAACCGGTATTACATCGTCTCAGAAATGCAGCTCCGCGCCTTCGCAAGCATGGCCCCGATTATCTAGCCTATGCCCTGATTGACACTATAGTAGATCATTATCTGAAGGTAATGGAAAAGATCGGAGATGAAATCGAAGAGCTCGAAAATGAAATTCTGCAAAAATCAGACGAATCTATCCCAGAGAAAATCCATGCCTTGCGTCGTAAACTCATTTACTTCAGAAGATCTGTTTGGCCTATGCGGGATAGTCTGAATTCACTGCTTAGAGAAGAATCACATCTTGTTCACGAGGAAAATAAAATCTTCTTCAGGGATGTTTATGATCACCTTGTTCAAATCATAGATGGTATTGAAAACTATCGGGATATGGTGATGGGTATGCTTGACATGTATATGTCACAAGTCAGTAATAAAATGAATGAGGTAATGAAAGTACTGACAATCATCGCTACTATATTCATTCCGCTGACATTCATTGCCGGAATCTATGGAATGAACTTTGAATATATGCCTGAACTTGGATGGAAGTGGGCTTATCCAACGGTATGGGGTCTCATGATTGCAGCAACCATAGGAATGGTCTTTTATTTTAGAAAAAAAGACTGGTTGTGA
- a CDS encoding response regulator transcription factor has protein sequence MAVVGIVEDNKKIRDLIQRYLDMQKEMQCPVAVDSVEEMLEYLEEHQKPDVMLMDIQLPGMSGIKGMEIIKSKYPEIEIIMLTVYHDSHKIFDSLKAGASGYLLKHTSLPDIKESIENLLKGGAPMSPQIARKVISHFNEEAPKKNEDSMLTNREQDIVNGLVDGLSYKMIADRFDISIDTVRAHIRNIYKKLHVNSKAEVIAKSLRGEI, from the coding sequence ATGGCTGTTGTAGGAATTGTGGAAGACAACAAGAAAATCAGGGATTTAATACAGCGCTATCTGGATATGCAAAAGGAAATGCAGTGTCCGGTAGCGGTAGACTCTGTCGAGGAAATGCTGGAGTACCTTGAAGAGCACCAAAAGCCGGACGTAATGCTGATGGACATTCAGCTTCCCGGAATGTCTGGGATAAAAGGGATGGAGATTATTAAGTCGAAATACCCGGAAATAGAAATTATTATGCTTACAGTTTATCACGATTCACATAAAATATTTGATTCTTTGAAGGCCGGTGCTTCTGGTTATTTACTTAAGCACACTTCACTTCCAGATATCAAGGAATCAATAGAGAACTTATTGAAGGGTGGTGCTCCAATGTCGCCACAGATAGCCCGAAAGGTGATTTCTCATTTTAATGAAGAAGCCCCAAAGAAAAATGAAGACAGTATGCTCACTAACCGGGAGCAGGATATAGTGAATGGTTTGGTAGATGGACTCAGCTATAAAATGATCGCAGATCGTTTTGATATATCTATAGACACAGTTCGCGCACATATCCGGAATATTTATAAAAAACTCCATGTTAACTCAAAGGCAGAAGTGATTGCCAAATCGCTGCGCGGTGAAATCTAG
- a CDS encoding two-component regulator propeller domain-containing protein, translating to MKRLLLIFYISIGLTQFLEAQRYPFRTFSIEEGLSESVVYDLTQDDEGYIWLATGYGLNRFDGIRFQNYFEEHGLNSSRIRSLFKDSGGKIWIGSEAGVNFWEADSIHSVPVLSSLQNMTVISIYEDNLGDFWFGTDGNGVWQYSEGELLTQYSTSNGLVDNRVRAIAERGNGELWFATREGVTILRDGNFVNITEEEGLPNQRIRDLKVDGDNNVWIGTRGGLIKYDGDNFTLLETKDGLVNNLVQTLTITDDGDVWVGTEEGASYYDGNQFQNYTVESGLSTEMIYSSLLDLEGNIWFGSYGGGVNLFLGNYFANYDIEQGLPNKLVTSFSEDGYGRFWIATYGGGITALANGTFNDYEVNSKLPDNQVYTLFTDSRGRMWIGMGEGLAYIEGTRVKVFSDQEFPYPKVRNIMEASDGTYWISTYDDGIIRFQDGTFNQITTEDGLASNRVLISIEGDDGSIWIATYGGITRFKEGEFQSFAIQEGLPNNAVMNLLKDDNGRIWASTFGGIAWFDGLKFQSITQDEGLPDRVCYFIHQNENGLYWIGTTNGVVRFDADIYFGEGQDDQRQAFKVLNKEQGLIADELNLGAVYEDEEGYLWFGTVEGLSRFNPRTYKGNQVPPKVHIVGVNVSGREYQPDERFLLSHEENNIEFQYSGINFTAPNQILYEYKLNGIDAGWQQTSARSVKYPSLPPGEYTFQVHARNINGAWSPDIEKVKFTIAAPFWMQWWFWILVLAIVVGIIFLFYNYYRARKMVDIERMRVRIASDLHDDVGASLTEIALQSDFLQAGDADTEFKKSLEQIGKQCRKIVSSLDDIVWSIDARNDTLGDLTDRMQDYILHTLESKNMEVNYDFDNLKMDNKLPVSVKENVYLIFKEAVNNIAKYSNGDRVNIEMENRNGYFEFIIADNGTSGKGTKKTGHGLRNMDMRAKRIGADITINTEDGFSIKVEGKLNTN from the coding sequence ATGAAAAGATTACTTCTCATATTTTATATAAGCATTGGCTTAACCCAATTTCTGGAAGCGCAACGCTACCCATTCCGAACTTTTTCTATAGAAGAAGGACTAAGCGAATCGGTAGTCTACGATTTAACTCAGGATGACGAGGGCTACATATGGCTTGCAACCGGATATGGGCTAAACCGTTTTGACGGTATTCGGTTTCAAAATTATTTCGAAGAGCATGGACTCAATAGCAGTCGTATTCGATCTTTGTTCAAGGATAGTGGGGGCAAGATTTGGATTGGTTCTGAAGCTGGCGTAAATTTTTGGGAGGCCGATAGTATCCATTCAGTTCCCGTACTCTCTTCTCTGCAAAATATGACGGTCATAAGCATTTATGAAGACAATCTGGGTGATTTTTGGTTTGGAACAGATGGAAATGGTGTTTGGCAATATTCAGAGGGAGAGTTACTAACCCAGTATTCTACTTCTAATGGTTTGGTAGACAATCGTGTCCGTGCGATAGCAGAGCGAGGTAATGGGGAACTTTGGTTTGCGACCCGAGAGGGTGTCACTATTTTGAGAGATGGTAATTTTGTTAATATTACTGAAGAAGAAGGATTGCCAAATCAGCGCATACGTGACCTTAAAGTAGATGGAGATAATAATGTTTGGATTGGTACACGAGGGGGACTTATAAAGTATGATGGAGATAACTTTACACTTTTAGAAACCAAAGATGGCTTAGTAAATAATCTCGTTCAAACATTGACGATTACCGATGATGGAGATGTTTGGGTTGGGACTGAGGAAGGAGCTAGTTACTACGATGGAAATCAATTTCAGAACTATACAGTAGAGTCGGGACTCTCAACTGAAATGATATACTCATCTTTGTTGGATCTGGAAGGGAATATTTGGTTTGGTTCATATGGTGGAGGTGTAAACTTATTTTTGGGAAATTATTTCGCCAACTACGATATAGAACAGGGCTTGCCTAATAAACTAGTTACATCTTTCTCAGAAGATGGATATGGAAGGTTTTGGATAGCGACCTATGGAGGAGGAATTACAGCTCTTGCAAATGGTACTTTCAATGATTACGAAGTTAATAGTAAGCTGCCTGATAATCAGGTATACACGCTCTTTACAGATTCTAGAGGCAGAATGTGGATAGGAATGGGTGAAGGGTTGGCGTATATAGAAGGTACGCGTGTTAAGGTTTTCAGTGACCAGGAATTTCCTTACCCAAAGGTTCGGAATATTATGGAAGCATCTGATGGAACATATTGGATCAGTACTTATGATGATGGCATTATTAGATTCCAGGATGGTACATTCAACCAAATTACAACAGAAGATGGTTTGGCAAGCAACCGCGTCCTGATTTCCATTGAAGGAGATGATGGTTCAATTTGGATTGCCACTTATGGTGGCATTACTCGCTTTAAAGAAGGGGAGTTTCAAAGTTTTGCTATACAGGAAGGCCTGCCTAATAATGCAGTAATGAACCTTCTTAAAGATGATAATGGCAGAATATGGGCTTCTACTTTTGGTGGTATTGCATGGTTTGATGGATTAAAATTTCAGAGCATTACTCAGGATGAAGGCCTTCCCGACAGGGTTTGTTACTTTATACACCAGAATGAGAATGGGTTGTATTGGATTGGCACAACCAACGGAGTGGTCAGGTTTGATGCGGATATATATTTTGGTGAAGGACAAGATGATCAAAGACAAGCATTTAAAGTTCTTAATAAAGAACAAGGCCTTATTGCTGATGAGTTAAATCTGGGTGCAGTTTACGAGGATGAAGAAGGGTACTTATGGTTTGGTACAGTGGAAGGACTCAGCCGGTTCAATCCAAGAACTTATAAAGGAAATCAGGTGCCGCCCAAGGTACATATTGTTGGGGTGAATGTATCCGGTAGAGAGTATCAGCCTGATGAACGTTTCTTGCTATCTCATGAAGAAAACAATATTGAATTTCAGTATTCGGGCATCAATTTTACTGCTCCCAACCAAATTTTATACGAATATAAATTAAATGGGATTGATGCAGGTTGGCAACAAACTTCTGCTCGTTCAGTAAAATATCCGTCTTTGCCTCCGGGAGAATATACGTTTCAGGTACATGCCAGAAATATAAACGGCGCATGGAGTCCTGATATCGAGAAAGTTAAATTTACAATTGCGGCTCCCTTTTGGATGCAATGGTGGTTCTGGATACTTGTTCTCGCAATTGTAGTCGGAATCATATTTCTTTTTTATAACTACTACCGGGCGCGTAAAATGGTAGATATAGAAAGAATGAGAGTTCGCATTGCCAGTGACCTTCATGATGATGTTGGAGCTAGTTTGACAGAGATTGCCCTTCAGTCTGATTTTTTGCAAGCAGGAGATGCTGACACCGAGTTTAAAAAGTCGCTTGAACAAATAGGAAAGCAATGCCGGAAAATTGTATCTAGTCTGGATGATATAGTTTGGTCGATAGATGCCCGAAATGACACCCTTGGAGACTTAACAGACCGTATGCAGGATTACATACTTCATACACTCGAGTCGAAAAATATGGAAGTGAATTATGATTTCGATAATCTCAAAATGGATAATAAACTTCCTGTTTCTGTTAAAGAAAATGTGTATTTAATTTTTAAAGAGGCTGTTAATAATATCGCCAAGTATTCAAATGGAGACCGTGTGAATATTGAGATGGAAAACAGGAACGGCTATTTTGAATTTATTATAGCCGATAACGGAACTTCAGGAAAAGGAACCAAGAAAACAGGACATGGCTTGCGTAACATGGATATGCGAGCGAAAAGAATTGGCGCAGATATTACTATTAACACGGAGGATGGGTTCTCAATTAAAGTTGAGGGAAAATTAAATACTAACTAA
- a CDS encoding RNA polymerase sigma factor RpoD/SigA, giving the protein MAKSSGISTRESESLDRYLHEIGKEKLITPDDEVRLAKEIQKGSQRALEDLTKANLRFVVSVAKQYQNQGLSLGDLINEGNLGLIKAAKRFDETRGFKFISYAVWWIRQSILQALAEQSRIVRLPLNRVGALNKIGKELSKLEQEYERVPSAHELAESLEMSVGEVADTLKISGRHLSMDAPFAQGEDNRLLDVLENEEIPNPDFDLMGESLKVEIERALSKLTTREAEVIRLYFGIGREHSLTLEEIGERFDLTRERVRQIKEKALRKLRHHNRSAALRAYLG; this is encoded by the coding sequence GTGGCAAAAAGTTCTGGAATCTCTACCCGTGAGTCAGAGTCATTAGATCGGTATCTGCACGAAATTGGAAAAGAGAAACTTATTACCCCGGATGACGAAGTCCGGCTAGCCAAAGAAATTCAAAAAGGAAGTCAGAGAGCACTCGAAGATCTTACCAAAGCTAACCTTCGATTTGTGGTTTCTGTTGCTAAACAATATCAGAACCAGGGGCTTTCTCTGGGTGATTTGATTAACGAAGGAAACCTCGGTTTGATCAAAGCAGCAAAACGTTTTGATGAGACCCGTGGATTCAAGTTCATTTCATATGCTGTTTGGTGGATTCGTCAGTCTATTTTACAGGCACTGGCTGAGCAATCACGTATTGTTCGCCTTCCATTAAACCGTGTTGGGGCTCTCAACAAAATTGGTAAAGAGCTCTCTAAATTAGAGCAGGAATATGAGCGTGTTCCCTCAGCCCATGAGCTTGCTGAAAGCCTTGAGATGAGCGTTGGGGAAGTAGCTGATACTTTGAAAATTTCCGGTCGTCACTTATCGATGGATGCACCATTTGCACAGGGCGAAGACAACCGCCTGTTAGACGTTCTGGAAAATGAAGAGATTCCAAATCCCGATTTTGATTTGATGGGAGAATCTCTGAAAGTGGAAATTGAACGCGCACTATCAAAACTTACAACCCGTGAAGCTGAAGTTATTCGTCTATATTTTGGAATAGGCCGGGAACATTCACTTACGCTGGAAGAAATTGGAGAAAGATTTGACCTTACTCGTGAGCGAGTACGACAGATTAAAGAAAAAGCACTCCGTAAGCTACGACATCATAACCGAAGTGCTGCCTTGAGAGCCTATCTCGGATAA
- a CDS encoding phosphopentomutase, producing the protein MGNAYIIVVDGLGVGAQEDAGQYGDAEMNTLGHVSEKTGVKLPNLQKMGIGNIIPLASVPENKSPLAAFGKLREVSAGKDSTTGHWEIAGIQLENPFPTYPNGFPQTVIDDFCKGIGVEKALCNKPYSGTDVIRDYGEEHLKTGHPIVYTSADSVFQVACHEDVVPVKKLYEWCDFARNEVCIGEHEVGRVIARPFTGKPGNFERISDKRHDYSSVPPENNLVQKLYDSGIKTYSIGKVADLFAGKGFTQYRPTKSNAEGISQLLSLMSAQMDNCFVFVNLIDTDQLFGHRLDPEGYAGSLEEFDRAIPAIVSKIREGDLLIITGDHGNDPCSDSTDHSREFVPLLVFPKGRAKKENLGTGAAFSNIACSVAEFFRVENDFPGKSFLSNN; encoded by the coding sequence ATGGGAAATGCCTATATCATTGTTGTAGATGGACTCGGAGTGGGGGCGCAGGAAGATGCCGGTCAATACGGTGATGCTGAGATGAATACACTGGGTCATGTGTCAGAAAAAACAGGGGTTAAGCTACCTAATCTTCAAAAAATGGGCATTGGAAATATCATTCCTCTGGCTTCGGTTCCTGAAAATAAAAGCCCGCTTGCAGCCTTTGGAAAGCTAAGAGAAGTTTCTGCCGGTAAAGATTCAACCACAGGTCATTGGGAGATAGCTGGTATTCAGCTTGAAAACCCTTTTCCAACTTATCCGAATGGATTTCCACAAACTGTTATCGACGACTTTTGCAAGGGAATTGGAGTAGAGAAAGCACTTTGCAATAAACCCTATTCAGGGACAGATGTCATTCGGGATTATGGCGAAGAGCACCTTAAAACCGGTCACCCTATTGTTTATACTTCAGCCGACAGCGTATTCCAGGTTGCTTGCCATGAAGATGTTGTGCCGGTAAAGAAATTGTATGAATGGTGTGATTTTGCGCGCAATGAAGTTTGCATCGGGGAGCACGAAGTAGGGCGGGTCATTGCCCGCCCATTCACCGGAAAGCCTGGGAATTTTGAACGAATTTCAGATAAACGCCATGATTACTCATCCGTTCCACCAGAGAATAACCTGGTACAAAAATTGTATGATTCTGGCATAAAAACTTATTCGATTGGCAAAGTCGCTGATTTATTTGCCGGAAAAGGATTTACCCAATACCGTCCGACTAAAAGCAATGCGGAGGGTATTTCCCAGCTATTGAGCTTGATGTCGGCTCAAATGGATAACTGCTTTGTGTTTGTGAATTTGATTGATACCGATCAGCTTTTCGGCCATCGTTTAGATCCCGAAGGATATGCTGGAAGTCTGGAAGAATTTGACCGCGCCATTCCTGCCATCGTTTCAAAAATAAGAGAAGGAGATTTGCTCATTATTACCGGTGATCATGGAAATGATCCATGTTCAGATAGTACCGACCATTCCCGGGAATTTGTGCCGTTGCTTGTTTTTCCAAAAGGGAGAGCAAAGAAGGAAAACCTCGGAACCGGAGCTGCTTTCTCCAATATTGCCTGCAGTGTAGCGGAGTTTTTTAGGGTTGAGAATGACTTCCCGGGCAAATCGTTTCTATCTAATAATTAG
- a CDS encoding GAF domain-containing protein, with product MSLDRQEKALREYKQILQDLVHLLRTSTKVQLSYLCWVNRARKQFVWETNSTGLPNVMFQDRVAFENHFLNKFKDTDEIIQLVVGEDIEKAKLIHYFDFVQAKHILIVPFINKGETVALTVLESEQELDQEAIQDRIMAYNNALVNVLDTYLEVVDLHEHQQEWEDYEESLNKLDYRGHRVEIFAKMMEEMQKNLSNGGAVLLAPGMESWNVILRTQNSKNPPKLGLQLEEKSVAYEALEKGEPIFTMHFNNNPRRITSSEKRTEGATYAIPVMIHDRRQGVVVCYDNDPLTFKESTKHKLSNLVRVAALSVQSSVKKSGMVQEILTQNFGAFTPELWEIALNNELEKLKKGTSENTWLGLVAPDDVSALRTKFRLEDLQKIQTDFVSVLNPSRYGIPGFVGYNSDYVYAILIQSDDEEAVSFWMEKMKSKLEAGMNLSIGGTMRPQFKVGYTKLTEQSANAYQVMEKAKKALSKVMNDKEAELVEA from the coding sequence ATGTCTTTAGACCGACAAGAAAAAGCCTTACGGGAATACAAGCAGATCCTTCAGGATTTAGTGCATTTACTTCGAACTTCAACAAAAGTACAACTCTCTTATTTGTGCTGGGTGAACCGGGCTCGTAAACAATTTGTGTGGGAAACCAACAGTACCGGGCTTCCCAATGTAATGTTTCAGGATCGGGTAGCATTTGAAAACCATTTCCTGAATAAGTTTAAGGATACCGACGAGATTATTCAGTTAGTGGTGGGAGAGGATATCGAGAAAGCCAAACTGATTCATTATTTCGATTTTGTGCAGGCTAAACACATTTTGATTGTTCCTTTTATAAATAAAGGAGAAACAGTTGCGCTTACCGTGCTTGAAAGTGAGCAAGAACTGGATCAGGAAGCTATTCAGGACCGCATTATGGCATATAATAATGCCTTGGTGAATGTGCTTGATACTTACCTCGAAGTAGTCGACTTGCATGAACATCAACAGGAGTGGGAAGATTACGAGGAATCTCTGAATAAGCTGGATTATAGAGGTCACCGTGTAGAAATTTTTGCAAAAATGATGGAAGAGATGCAGAAAAACCTCTCTAATGGAGGGGCTGTGCTTTTGGCTCCCGGTATGGAATCATGGAATGTGATTCTAAGAACTCAAAACTCCAAGAATCCCCCAAAACTGGGACTTCAGCTGGAAGAAAAAAGCGTAGCCTACGAAGCACTTGAAAAAGGGGAGCCTATTTTCACGATGCATTTCAATAATAACCCAAGACGTATTACTTCGTCTGAAAAAAGAACCGAAGGAGCTACTTACGCCATCCCTGTAATGATCCATGACCGCAGACAAGGTGTTGTGGTTTGTTATGATAACGATCCACTTACGTTTAAGGAATCGACAAAGCATAAACTCTCAAATTTAGTTCGGGTTGCTGCTTTGAGCGTGCAGTCTTCAGTCAAGAAGTCAGGGATGGTTCAGGAAATTTTAACCCAGAATTTTGGTGCTTTTACTCCTGAGTTATGGGAGATTGCTCTTAATAATGAGTTGGAAAAACTGAAAAAAGGCACATCAGAAAATACTTGGTTGGGGCTGGTGGCTCCGGATGATGTATCCGCACTCCGAACAAAATTCAGGCTGGAAGATCTGCAAAAAATTCAAACCGATTTTGTATCCGTTTTAAATCCATCCCGATATGGAATTCCTGGATTTGTAGGTTACAACTCTGATTATGTATACGCGATTTTGATTCAAAGTGATGATGAGGAAGCCGTTTCTTTCTGGATGGAAAAGATGAAATCAAAGCTGGAAGCAGGCATGAATCTTTCTATTGGAGGGACCATGCGCCCTCAGTTCAAGGTTGGATATACCAAGCTTACCGAACAATCAGCAAACGCTTATCAGGTTATGGAAAAAGCGAAGAAAGCATTGTCAAAAGTCATGAATGACAAGGAAGCAGAGTTGGTGGAAGCATAA
- a CDS encoding M3 family oligoendopeptidase: MSENSSKKKTGAENINWDLSDLYSSNEDPQLAKDKKQVVEHAGAFGKKYRGKIAELNASDFKKMLDEYEKILDLSGKIGSFAYLQWSTDTTNTAYGKLVAESNELSSEVSQKLVFLDVEWLQVPDEEAQKLIESEELSKYKHYLESSRRYKEHVLEEGQEKIMSAKSVTGRSAWVRFFDETLGSAKFELDGEELSEQEVLSKLHESDRDLRIRAHKSLTDKFNDLSRQLTFVFNTVLADKSTNDKLRRYDSWIDSRNLSNQTDKETVEALVESVTSKYELVQRYYKLKRELLGLDEMKDYDRYAPILENEAKISWNSAKEMVLDSYSKFHPQMGEITEEFFEKSWIDAAIKPGKRGGAYSASTVPSAHPYVFMNFDGKIRDVQTLAHELGHGVHQYLSRQQGVLQSSTPLTTAETASVFGEMLVFQKLMKELDDPKEKLALLIGKIDDTIATVFRQISMNRFEHAMHTARREEGELTKERFSELWMEQQKALYGDAVTLTDEYSIWWSYIPHFLHTPGYVYAYAFGELLVLALYEEYTQRPEGFPDRYLKLLSAGGSEWPHDLVAKMGLDITQPDFWNKGLASFERMVEEAEEMAKELAN; encoded by the coding sequence ATGAGCGAGAATTCATCGAAGAAAAAAACAGGGGCGGAAAATATAAACTGGGATCTTTCTGACCTTTATTCATCAAACGAAGACCCACAACTTGCCAAAGACAAAAAGCAGGTGGTTGAACATGCTGGAGCTTTTGGTAAAAAATATCGGGGTAAGATAGCTGAACTAAATGCCTCTGATTTCAAGAAAATGCTGGATGAATATGAGAAAATTCTGGACCTATCCGGTAAAATTGGATCTTTTGCGTATCTGCAGTGGTCAACAGATACCACCAACACAGCTTACGGAAAGCTGGTAGCTGAATCGAATGAACTTTCATCTGAGGTAAGCCAAAAGCTGGTTTTTCTGGATGTAGAATGGCTACAGGTTCCTGATGAAGAAGCCCAAAAATTGATTGAGAGCGAAGAGCTTAGTAAATACAAACACTACCTGGAGAGTTCTCGCCGATATAAAGAGCATGTGCTGGAAGAAGGTCAGGAAAAGATTATGTCAGCCAAATCCGTTACCGGGCGAAGTGCCTGGGTTCGTTTTTTTGATGAAACACTGGGTTCTGCCAAATTCGAACTGGATGGGGAGGAACTTAGCGAACAGGAAGTACTGAGTAAGCTGCATGAAAGCGACCGGGATTTAAGAATTCGTGCTCATAAATCATTGACAGATAAATTCAATGATCTGAGCCGTCAGCTCACTTTTGTTTTTAATACCGTATTAGCTGATAAATCAACCAACGATAAACTTCGAAGGTACGATAGTTGGATTGACTCCAGGAACCTGTCCAATCAAACGGACAAAGAGACGGTTGAGGCTCTTGTCGAGTCAGTGACTTCGAAATATGAGCTGGTGCAACGCTACTATAAGCTAAAGCGTGAGCTGCTTGGTCTTGATGAGATGAAAGATTATGACCGATATGCTCCGATCCTGGAAAATGAAGCTAAGATCAGCTGGAATTCAGCCAAAGAAATGGTATTGGACTCTTACAGTAAGTTTCACCCACAGATGGGAGAGATTACAGAAGAGTTTTTTGAGAAGAGCTGGATTGATGCGGCTATTAAGCCGGGCAAACGAGGTGGTGCGTATTCGGCAAGTACAGTTCCTTCGGCTCACCCTTATGTATTCATGAATTTTGATGGGAAAATCCGGGACGTTCAGACACTGGCTCATGAACTGGGACATGGTGTACATCAGTACTTATCACGCCAGCAGGGAGTTTTGCAATCTTCAACACCGCTAACCACGGCAGAGACCGCCTCCGTTTTTGGCGAAATGCTGGTGTTCCAAAAACTGATGAAAGAACTGGATGATCCAAAAGAAAAGCTGGCTCTGCTGATTGGAAAAATTGATGATACCATTGCTACGGTATTTCGTCAGATTTCGATGAACCGTTTTGAACATGCCATGCATACGGCTCGACGAGAAGAAGGTGAGTTAACCAAAGAACGCTTTTCTGAATTATGGATGGAGCAGCAGAAGGCACTTTATGGAGATGCTGTTACCCTTACTGATGAGTATAGCATTTGGTGGAGCTATATTCCGCATTTCCTGCATACCCCGGGCTATGTATATGCTTATGCTTTCGGGGAATTGCTGGTATTGGCTTTATATGAAGAATACACACAGCGTCCGGAGGGTTTCCCGGACCGATATCTGAAATTGTTGAGTGCAGGAGGTTCAGAATGGCCACATGATTTGGTGGCTAAAATGGGATTGGACATAACTCAACCTGATTTTTGGAATAAAGGCCTTGCTTCGTTTGAACGCATGGTAGAAGAAGCTGAGGAAATGGCAAAAGAGCTCGCTAATTAA